GCGTCCAGCTCGCGTTCCCGGCCGACGAAGAAGCGGTCGCGCGCCGCGCGCAGCCGCTCACCGAGCGACCTCGCGGGCGCCATGACCTGGCCGCCAGCATCCATGGACCGGGATCTTAGCCCGGCACCGACACGCCGAACATTGCGCAGAGTGACGGACGATCCGCCGACGTACCCGGGATCGCACCCGGCACTCCCGGGACGGCCCGGGTCAGCGGGTGCCGCGGCGCAGTGAGCGGGTCCGGCGGCCGCTGGTGCGGTGCCGGGCGCCGGCCGCCTCCGCCACGATGTCCGCCAGGTCGTCGAAGCCGTCCCGGATCAGCCCGACCGTGATCCGGATGTGGTCACCGTCCCGCGGCTCCACCTCGAACGGTGTCCCGGGCGCCACCCCGATCCCGTGCGCGGCCAGGCTCAGCATCGCCACCTGCTGGTCCCGCACGCTCACCCACATGTTGATGCCGTCCGCCGCGGTCGCCCGCACGTCCCGCTCCGCGAGCGCGGCCAGCAGCGTGGTGCGCCGGGCCGCGTACTCCCGCCGGGCCACCGCCACCTGCCGGGCCGTGGCCGAGTCGGTGAGCAGGTCGAGCAGCACCGCCTGCAGGATGCGGCTGGACCAGCCGGGGCCGAGCAGCCGCCGGTCCGCGACCGCCGCGATCAGCGCGCTCGGCCCGCCGATCGCGGCGAGTCGCAGGTCCGGGCCGTGCGACTTGGCGAAGCTGCGCACGTGCGCGGTCTGGTCCGGCAGCCACGCGCCGATGCTGACCGCGGTCGCGGTGGCGATGTCACCGGCGTGGTCGTCCTCCACCACCGTCACGCCGCGGCCGAGCGGGTGCGCGGCGAGCACGGCGGCGAGCTGCTCGGCCCGTTCCGAGGTCATCGACGCGCCGGTCGGGTTGTGCGCCCGGGGCTGCAGGTAGAGCGCGGTCGGACCGGCGTCGAGCGCGGCCCGCAGGGCCGGTGGCAGCAACCCGACCGAGTCCATCGCCACCGGTACGGTGATCGCGCCCACGGATTCGAGCAGGTCCAGCACGGGCGGGAACGCCGGGTTCTCGACCAGCACGTGGTCGCCGAACCGGACCACGGCGGAGGTGAGCCGGTCGATCGCGTCCAGCGCGCCGTCGACGACGGTCAGCTGGTGCGGCGGGAACGGCCAGCGGTCGCGCAGCACCGCCTCCAGCCGGGGCAGCACCGGCTCCTCCAGGTACGACGTGGTGAACCGGGTGTCGCCGATCCGCCGCAGCGCGCCGGAGATGTCGGGCAGCAGGTCGTGGTCGGGTACGCCGGTGGAGAAGTCGTGCGGCAGCACGGCCGGCCCGGCCGTGACCCGCGCGTACCGCAGCTTCTGCCGGGGCCGGCCGGGGGTCAGCACGAACGTGCCGGACCGGCCCCGGGTCTGGATCGCGCCGGCGCCGGCGAGGCTGCGCCAGGCCTCGCTGACCGTGGTCGGGCTGATGCCCAGCTCGCGCGCGACGGACCGGACCGTGGGCAGGCGGGTGCCGGCCGGGATCTCCCCGGTGTGGACGAGCCGGCTGACCGCGGCGGCTATTCCGCGCGCGGAGCGGTCATTGACCGCTCCGGCAATGAGCTGCAGCATGTTACTTCTCCGCAATAGGCTGTAACAAATTCGCCATTGTCCGCCTCAACTTGTGTCGTTAAAGTCCTACGCCATCGGCCTCTACGAACACAAGACTGCATATATCAGCGACCCTTGGGGGGAAGCATGGCAGACTCTGATCCTTCGAGCCGAAACGTCGTTCGCGCCGCCATCGTCCAGACGAACTGGACCGGCGACAAAGAAAGCATGATCAAAGCGCACGAGGAGTACGCGCGGCAGGCCGCCGCGCAGGGCGCCGAGGTCATCTGTTTCCAGGAGCTGTTCTACGGGCCGTACTTCTGCCAGGTGCAGGACACGGAGTTCTACTCGTACGCGGAGTCGATCCCCGGGCCGACCACCGAGCGGTTCCAGGCCCTGGCCCGTGAGCTGGGCATGGTCATGGTGCTGCCGATGTACGAGCAGGAGCAGCCCGGCGTCCTCTACAACACCGCGGCCGTGGTCGACGCGGACGGCAGTTACCTCGGTAAATATCGCAAGAACCACATCCCGCAGGTGAAGGGGTTCTGGGAGAAGTTCTACTTCCGTCCCGGCAACCTGGGATATCCGGTCTTCGACACGGCGGTCGGCCGGATCGGTGTCTACATCTGCTACGACCGGCATTTCCCGGAGGGCTGGCGCGCGCTCGGCCTGGCCGGCGCCAAGATCGTATTCAACCCGTCCGCCACCAGTCGTGGTCTCTCCGCCTATCTGTGGCAGCTGGAACAGCCGGCCAGCGCGGTGGCGAACGAGTATTTCATCGGCGCGATCAACCGCACCGGAATCGAAGAGCTCGGAGACAACGATTTCTACGGTACGTCGTACTTCGTCGACCCGGAGGGCAAGTTCGTCGGCGCGGTCGGCGACGCGCACCAGCCCGAGCTGATCGTCCGCGACCTGGACCTGGGCCTGCTCGACACGGTCCGCGACCGGTGGCAGTTCTACCGCGACCGCCGGCCGGACACCTACGACGGGCTGGTGGCGCCGTGACCACGCTGATCACCGGCGGCACCGTCGTCTCCGCGACCGGCCGGCACCCCGCGGACGTGCTGATCGACGGCGAGAGGATCGTCGCGCTGTTCGCGCCCGGCACCGGCCCCGCGGACGTGCCGGCCATCGACGCGACCGGGAAGTACGTCATCCCCGGCGGCGTGGACGCGCACACGCACATGGAGCTGCCGTTCGGCGGCACGCACGCGTCCGACACGTTCGACACCGGCACCCGCGCGGCCGCGTTCGGCGGCACCACCACGATCGTCGACTTCGCGGTGCAGCGCACCGGTGAGGTGGTCCAGGACGGACTGGCCGCCTGGCACGCGAAGGCGGCCGGCGAGGCGCACGTCGACTACGCGTTCCACATGATCCTCGGCGGCGTGGACGACGACGCGCTCAAGGCGATGGACGTGCTGGTCGCGGACGAGGGCATCACCAGCTTCAAGCTGTTCATGGCGTACCCCGGCGTGTTCTACAGCGACGACGGGCAGATCCTGCGCGCGATGCAGAAGGCCCGGGACAACGGCGCCATGATCATGATGCACGCGGAGAACGGCCCGGCCATCGACGTGCTGGTCCAGCAGGCGCTGGCCCGCGGTGAGACCGCGCCGTACTTCCACGGCGTGACCCGGCCGGAGGCCCTCGAGGCGGAGGCGACGAGCCGGGCGATCTGGCTGGCCGGCGTGGCCGCGGACTGCCCGCTCTACATCGTGCACCTGTCCGCGAGCAAGGCGCTGGCGGCGGTCGCGGAGGCGCGCGACGCCGGCCGCAACGTGTTCGCCGAGACCTGCCCGCAGTACCTCTACCTCTCCCTCGAGGACCAGCTCGGCGCGCCCGGGTTCGAGGGCGCGAAGTGGGTCTGCTCCACGCCGCTGCGGTCCAAGCACGAGAGTCACCGGCGCGACCTGTGGACGGGCCTGCGCAGCAACGACCTGGCCGTGGTCTCCACCGACCACTGCCCGTTCTGCATGAAGGACCAGAAGGAGCTCGGCGTCGGCGACTTCTCCAAGATCCCCAACGGGATCGGCGGCGTCGAGCACCGCGTCGACCTGCTCTACCAGGGCGTGGTCGACGGCAAGCTGTCGCTGGAGCGCTGGGTGGAGACGATCGCGACCACGCCGGCCCGGATGTTCGGCCTCTACCCGCGCAAGGGCGTCATCGCGCCCGGCTCCGACGCGGACATCGTGCTCTACGACCCGGCCGGGCGCACCCGGATCAGCGCGGCGACGCACCACATGAACATGGACCACTCGGCCTGGGAGGGCTGGGAGATCGCCGGCCGGGTCGACACGGTCATCTCCCGCGGGACCGTCCTGGTCGCGAACGGCGAGTACCACGGCCGGAAGGGCCACGGGCGGTACGTCAAGCGCGGACTCTCCACCTACCTGCACTGAGAGGGTGGTACATGGACATCGGTGTCGTCTTCCAATGTGACCCGCCGGCCCGCCGCGTGGTGGAGCTGGCCCAGCAGGCCGAGGCCGCCGGCTTCAGTCACGTCTGGACCTTCGACTCGCACCTGCTCTGGCAGGAGCCCTACGTCATCCACTCGCAGATCCTGGCCGCCACCGAGCGGGTGATCGTCGGCCCGATGGTCACGAACCCGAGCACCCGCGACTGGACCGTCACGGCCAGCACCTTCGCCACGCTCAACGAGCTCTACGGCAACCGGACGGTCTGCGGCATCGGCCGGGGCGACTCCGCGGTCCGCACGCTCGGCCTGAAGCCGACCACGCTGGCCGAGCTGCGCGAGTGCGTCCAGGTGATCCAGGCGCTGGGCAACGGCCGGCCCGCCACGATCAACGGCAACGACGTGCACTTCCCGTGGATCCCGGACCGGGCCGCGCTGGAGGTCTGGGTCGCCGCCTACGGCCCGAAGGCGCTGAAGCTGACCGGCGAGGTCGCGGACGGCTACATCCTGCAGCTCGCCGACCCGGACATCGCGGCCTGGATGATCAAGTCGGTCCGGGACGCGGCGTCGGACGCCGGCCGGGACCCGATGGCCATCACGTTCTGTGTGGCGGCCCCGGCCTACGTCGGCGACGACCTCGCCCACCAGCGGGAGCAGACGCGCTGGTTCGGCGGCATGGTCGGCAACCACGTCGCGGACATCGTGGCGCGCTACGGCGCGGCCGGCGCGGTGCCGCAGGCGCTCACCGACTACATCCAGGGCCGCCAGGGGTACGACTACGCCGAGCACGGGCGGGCCGGCAACAGCCACGCGGAGTTCGTCCCGGACGAGATCGTCGACCGGTTCTGCGTGCTCGGCCCGATCGAGGCGCACCTGGAGAAGCTCACCGCGCTGCGCGAGCTCGGCGTCGACCAGTTCGCGCTCTACCTGCAGCACGACGACCAGGAGCACACGCTCGCCGAGTACGGCAAGCACGTCGTCCCGGCCTTCGCCGGATGAGGGCCGGGACCCCGCTCGCGGCCGGTGCCGGGCTGGTCGTGGGCGTGGTGCTCTGGGAGGGCTACAAGGCGATCGGCGACCCGCGGGGCACCGAGCTGTTCGGCGTCCGGCTGCTGCCGCGCGCGAGCGACGCCGCGATGCCGCACGTCTGGGACGTCCTGGCCCGCTTCGGCCGCGCGGAACTGGCCGGCGGCGACCCGCTCTGGCTGGTCGTGCTGGCCGCCTGCCTGTTCACGCTGCGCGGCGTGGTGGCCGGGCTGGTCGCCGGCGGCGCGATCGGCATGCTGCTCGCGGTGCTGATGCAGCGGTTCCGGATCGCCGAGCGCGGCCTGCTGCCCCACGTGATCCTGTCGCAGACCGTGCCGCTGATCGCGCTCGCACCGGTGATCGCGGGCTGGGGCGGGCGGTTGTCGCTCGGGCCGTACCCGTGGCAGCCCTGGATGTCGGTCTCGGTGATCGCGGCCTACCTGGCGTTCTTCCCGATCGCGGTGGGCGCGCTGCGCGGTCTGCAGAGCCCGGCGCCGATCGCGGAGGAGCTGATGCGCAGCTACGCGGCCGGCTGGTGGCGCACGCTGTGGAAGCTCCGGCTGCCCGCGTCCACGCCGTACCTGTTCCCGGCGCTGCGGCTGGCCGGCGCGTCCGCGGTGGTCGGCGCCGTGGTCGGCGAGATCTCCACCGGCACCCGCGGCGGCATCGGCCGCCTGATCATCGAGTACTCCCGGGAGGCGACCGGCGACCCCGCGAAGGTCTACACCGCCATGATCGGCGCGGCACTGCTCGGCCTCGCGGTGGCCGGCGCGCTCGCGCTCGCCGAGCTGTTCCTCACCCGCCGCACGGCGCTCCCGCGCTGACCCACCGGACCCCGCCGCACGGCGCTCCCGCGCTGGCCCACCGAACCCCGCCGCACAGCGCTCCCGCGCTGACCCACCCGCCGCACAGCGCTCCCGCGCTTGAACCCCGCGGCACCCAGCGCTCGCGCGCTGACCGATCCCCGCCGGCTCGCCACGGAAGGCGCAGACAGATGACCGCACCCGAGACGGCCGTGGAGCTGAGCGGCGTCAACAAGATCTTCAACGAGGGGCGCACGGGCGAGGTACCCGCGCTCACCGGCGTCGACCTGACCATCGCGCGCGGCGAGTTCGTCGCGCTGATCGGCCCGTCCGGCTGCGGCAAGTCCACGCTGCTGCGCCTGGTCGCGGACCTGATCGCGCCGACCTCCGGCACGGTCACCGTGGCCGGCAAGCCGGCTCGGCAGGCGCGGCTGGACCAGGAGTACGGCATCGCGTTCCAGCAGGCCGGGCTCTTCGAGTGGCGGACCGTGCTGCGCAACGTGGAGCTGCCGCTCGAACTGCGCGGTCACGGCCGCCGGGAGCGCCGGGCCCGCGCGGAGGAGATGCTGGAGCTGGTCGGGCTGGCCGACTTCGCGCGGCACCGTCCGGCGCAGCTGTCCGGCGGCATGCAGCAGCGGGTCGCGATCGCCCGCGCGCTCGCGGTGCACCCGCCGCTGCTGCTGATGGACGAGCCGTTCGGCGCGCTGGACGAGATGACCCGCGAGCGGCTGCAGGACGAGCTGCTGCGGATCTGCGGCGCGACCGGCACCAGCACGATCTTCGTGACCCACTCCATCCCGGAGGCGGTCTACCTGGCCGACCGCGTGGTGGTGATGAGCGCGCGGCCGGGCCGGATCACCGACGTCGTCCCGATCGACCTGGGGGAGCGCACCGAGGCCACCCGGCAGTCACCCGCCTTCTTCACCGGCATCACCACGGTCCGCGCGGCGCTGCGCGGCACCCGCACGACGGCGGGGATCGTGGGGGCGGACCGGTGACGGCGCCGGTCGACAGGGCGCTCGCGGCGGACCCGGCCGGGCCGTCGCGCGGCCGGCGGCGTACCGCTGATGGCCTGTGGGTTGTCGTGCCTCCGCTGCTGGTGGCGGTCGCCGGGCTGGCCGCGTGGGAGGCGGTCGTCACGCTCGGGCGGGTGGCGCCGTTCGTGCTGCCCGCGCCGTCCGCCATCGGGGAGCAGTTCACCCGCAATCTGGACACGATCATCAAGACCGGGCTGGCCAGTGGTACGAACGCGCTGGTGGGCCTGGTGCTCGGCACGATCGTCGCGCTGCTCGCCGCGATGGCCGCCGCGCAGTCCCGGTTCCTCGCCGACGCCTCCGTGCCGGTCGCGGCCGCGCTCAACGCGCTGCCGATCATCGCGCTGGCCCCGATCCTGAACAACATGTTCTCGGCCACCAGCAACATCCCGCGCCGGCTGGTGGTCGCGATCGTGGTGTTCTTCCCCGTCTTCATCAACACGCTGCGCGGGCTGCGCGAGGTCGACCCCGTCCACCGGGAGCTGATGGACAGCTACGCCGCGAGCGGTGTGGCGTTCACCCGGCTGGTGCGGTTGCCCGGCGCGCTGCCGTTCGTCTTCACCGGTCTGCGTCAGGCGTCCTCCCTGGCGGTGATCGCGGCGGTGGTCAGTGAGTACTTCGGCGGTCTGCAGGACGGCCTGGGCTCGCGGATCACCTCGGCGGCGGCCAACACGGCGTACCCCAGGGCATGGGCGTTCGTGCTCGGGGCGTGCGTGCTCGGACTCGTCTTCTACCTCATCGCGCTGCTGCTGGAGCGGCTGGCGACGCCGTGGCGCTCCCGCTGACTTCCCCCGGAGGACATTCATGAGGAAACGTCTGTTGATGAGCGCCGTGCTGGCCGCGAGCCTGGCCCTGACCGGCTGCGGGACCGCCGACCAGGGCAGTCCCGCGCCCGGCGGCAGCGGCGGGCTGACCCCGGTCAAGCTGCAACTGCAGTGGTTCGTGCAGGCCCAGTTCGCCGGGTTCCTGGCCGCGGTGGACCAGGGCTTCTACCGCGAGCAGGGCCTCGACGTGCAGATTCTCGAGGGCGGCGTCGACATCGTGCCGCAGACCGTGCTCGCCCAGGGGCAGGCCGACTACGCGATCGCCTGGGTGCCGAAGGCGCTCGCCTCCCGCGAGCAGGGCGCCGGCATCACGCAGGTGGCGCAGGTCTTCCAGCGGTCCGGCACGTACCAGGTGTCGTTCGCGTCGTCGAACATCAAGGCCCCGGCCGACCTGCGCGGCAAGAAGGTCGGCAACTGGGGCTTCGGCAACGAGTTCGAGCTGTTCGCGGCCATGACGAAGGCCGGCCTGGACCCCGGCCGGGACGTCACGCTGGTGCAGCAGCAGTTCGACATGCAGGCGCTGCTCGCCGGCGACATCGACGCGGCCCAGGCGATGAGCTACAACGAGTACGCCCAGCTGCTGGAGGCGAGGAACCCGCGGACCGGGCAGCTCTACCAGCCGTCCGACTTCACCGTGCTGGACTGGAACACGGTCGGCACCGCGATGCTGCAGGACGCGGTGTGGGCGTCCACGGACCGGCTCACCGACCCGGCCTATCAGGACACGACCGTCAAGTTCCTCGCCGGTACGGTGCGGGGCTGGGCGTTCTGCCGGGACAACGCGGAGAAGTGCCGGGACATCGTGGTGGCCAAGGGGTCGAAGCTCGGCGCCAGCCACCAGCTCTGGCAGATGAACGAGGTCAACAAGCTGATCTGGCCGTCCGCGTCGCGCGCCGGCCTGATCGACGAGGCGGCCTGGAACGCCACGGTCGACCTGGCGATGACCACGCGGAACCAGGACGGCCAGACCGTGCTGACCACGCGGCCGGAGGGCACGGCGTACACGAACGAGTTCATCCAGAAGGCGCTCGACTCGCTGGCCGGTGCCGGGACCGACGTGGTGGGTGCGGGCTTCACGCCGGCCACGGTGACGCTGACCGAGGGCGGCGCCTGAGTCGCTGAGCGGAGGCGCCCGGTCACCCGTGCGGGCGCCTCCGTTTTTGTGTCCCGCATCCCTATCAAACCGATAGGCTTTATCGGCTACACTCGGTGTACTTCGGTTGTTCCGACGAGCCCTGAGGGACCTCAACGATGAGTGCACTGGACCTGGAAACGCCCGGCCGCGTCGGCCGCCTGCGCGATATCGCCCGGCACGTCTCCGCCGCCCCGGAGTCGTGGGGCGTGACGCCGCGGTTCGACCCGGTCAGCCGGTGGTACACGCGGTTGTTCGCCGCGGCCGACCACGAGGCCTGGCTGCTGACCTGGCTGCCCGGGCAGTCCACCGACCTGCACGACCACGGCGGCTCGGCCGGCGCGTTCGCGGTGGTCGCGGGCGAGCTGACCGAGGAGACCGTGCGCGCCGGTGCCGGCGGCGCGGCCGTGCTCCGCAGCGCGTCGTTCACCGCCGGTGACGTGCGGCCGTTCGGGTCGCAGCACGTGCACCGGATCGTCAACGCCTCCGCCGGGCCCGCGATCAGCCTGCACGTCTACGGCCCCGCGCTCACGCAGATGACGCGGTACCGGCTGGCGGACGGCGCGCTGCGCGTGCTGGAGATCGACCGCGCGGGGGTGGCCTGGTGATCACGCCCTGGAACAGCTCGGTCCTCGGTTCGTGTCCGGCCCACCACACCCCGCCGAGCGGCTCGGTCGGCATCGCGGACGTGCTGGAGAACGCGCGCCGCGGGCTCCGCCGCCTCGAGCCGGAGGCCGCGCACCTGGCCGCCCGGGCCGGCGCGCTGCTGGTCGACATCCGGCCGGCCGCCCAGCGCGCGGCCACCGGTGAGATCCCCGGCGCGCTGACCATCGAGCGGAACGTGCTGGAGTGGCGGCTCGACCCGCGCTCCGACGCCCGTCTGCCGTTCGCCGACCGGTACGACCTGCCGGTGATCGTCTTCTGCCAGGAGGGCTACACGTCCTCGCTGGCCGCGGCCGCGCTCCAGGAGCTCGGCCTGCACCTGGCCACCGACCTCACCGGCGGCTTCCGCGCCTGGCGCAACGCCGGGCTGCCCGCGTTCCCGCCCGCCAACGCACCCCGGTTGCAACCCAGCTATCAGCCCGCCTGACGTTCGCCGTTTCCCGTAGGAGGAGACATGTCGGTCATCGCTCTCGCCCCCCGTCACCAGCGGCCCGCCGCCGGTCTCGGCCGCGCCACCACCCCCGGCGCCCGCCGCCCGGCCGTGACCGTCACGCTCTCCATCCCGCTGGGCGCGGGTGACAACACGCGCCTGCTGGAGGTGATCCGGGAGCTGGCCGCGCTGGGCGGGGGCCAGGTGTCGGTGCTGGACGCGCCCGGCCCCGCCGCGCTCGCCGAGTCCGGCGGGCCAGCCGCGCTCGCCGACCTCGGCGGCGCGGTGGCCGAGCCGGAGCTGCGAGTGGTCGCGGACCCGGCGGAGCTGACCGTCTACGCCGGGTCCCGGACCGCCTTCGCCGGGCGTGAGCCGCTCGCGCTCACCCGCCTCGAGTTCGACCTGCTGCACTTCTTCGCGGACAACCCACGCCGCGTCTTCAGCCGGGTGCAGCTGCTCTCCGCGGTCTGGGGATACGAGCACGCCGGGGTCCGCACGGTCGACGTGCACGTCCGCCGCCTTCGGATGAAGCTCGGCACCGAGTTCCCGCTGATCACCACGGTCTACGGCGTCGGCTACCGCCTCGCCGACGAGGCCCGGGTCACGATTCGCACGGACGGCTGAGCCCCGGGGTTGCCCCGGATAGCTGAACTATCCATAATTGGATAGTCCGGCTATCCGAAGGGGTTCATCCGCCATGTCTCCGATTTCGTTGATCATCACCGGCGCCACCGTCCTCACCGTCGTCTCCATCGCGTTCGGCGGTACGTTCGTGCTGCGCGTCGTCACCGGCGGCCACCCCGCCAACGACCTGCAGAGGTCGTTCTTCCGAGCCGGGCACGCCCACGCCGGCGTGCTGGTCACGCTCGGTCTGGTCTGCGCGCTGCTGCTCACCGCCGGCGACGTCACCGGCCCGTGGTCCTACTCCTACGTCGGAGTCCTCGGCGCCGCGATCCTCATCCCGGCCGGCTTCTTCCTCAGCGTGCTCGGCCGTGATCCGCGGCGCCCCGGCCCGCTGATCGCCCTGCTCTGGGCCGGCGCCGCGGTCCTCGCCCTCAGCCTCCTCACGATCGGCGTCGCCCTGATCACCACCGGCGCCGGCGCGCTCTGAGGACCGGTCGGCCCCGACCGGCGCACGGGCCGCCACGACCGGCGCCGGCCGGTCGCGATCGGCCGGCGCGCCGGTCGCGCTGACCGGTCCGCCGGGGTCGTCGTCCGGCGCGCTGGGGTCGTCGCCCGGTGCGTCGAATCCGCCGGCCGGTCCGCCGGGGCCGGTGCCCGGCTCGCCGTGGCCGGTGGCCGGACCGGTCGTCGCGGGCAGGCCCAGCCGGTCGCGGACCGAGGTCAGCAGCGTCATCGCGGCGGCCGGGTGGAGCGTCAGCAGCCGGTGCACGGAACAGAGCAGGTCCAGTTCCACGAGGGAGCCGGGCGGCAGCGCCGACTCGGGGACGCCGACGGCGGCCGCCAGCCAGCTCGCGAACTCCTCCGGCGGGAGCGACGCCGCGGCCCGCATCGGCGGCGCCGGCGGTTCCAGCCGGG
This genomic window from Catenuloplanes niger contains:
- the hydA gene encoding dihydropyrimidinase; protein product: MTTLITGGTVVSATGRHPADVLIDGERIVALFAPGTGPADVPAIDATGKYVIPGGVDAHTHMELPFGGTHASDTFDTGTRAAAFGGTTTIVDFAVQRTGEVVQDGLAAWHAKAAGEAHVDYAFHMILGGVDDDALKAMDVLVADEGITSFKLFMAYPGVFYSDDGQILRAMQKARDNGAMIMMHAENGPAIDVLVQQALARGETAPYFHGVTRPEALEAEATSRAIWLAGVAADCPLYIVHLSASKALAAVAEARDAGRNVFAETCPQYLYLSLEDQLGAPGFEGAKWVCSTPLRSKHESHRRDLWTGLRSNDLAVVSTDHCPFCMKDQKELGVGDFSKIPNGIGGVEHRVDLLYQGVVDGKLSLERWVETIATTPARMFGLYPRKGVIAPGSDADIVLYDPAGRTRISAATHHMNMDHSAWEGWEIAGRVDTVISRGTVLVANGEYHGRKGHGRYVKRGLSTYLH
- a CDS encoding cysteine dioxygenase, with the protein product MSALDLETPGRVGRLRDIARHVSAAPESWGVTPRFDPVSRWYTRLFAAADHEAWLLTWLPGQSTDLHDHGGSAGAFAVVAGELTEETVRAGAGGAAVLRSASFTAGDVRPFGSQHVHRIVNASAGPAISLHVYGPALTQMTRYRLADGALRVLEIDRAGVAW
- a CDS encoding aminotransferase-like domain-containing protein, giving the protein MLQLIAGAVNDRSARGIAAAVSRLVHTGEIPAGTRLPTVRSVARELGISPTTVSEAWRSLAGAGAIQTRGRSGTFVLTPGRPRQKLRYARVTAGPAVLPHDFSTGVPDHDLLPDISGALRRIGDTRFTTSYLEEPVLPRLEAVLRDRWPFPPHQLTVVDGALDAIDRLTSAVVRFGDHVLVENPAFPPVLDLLESVGAITVPVAMDSVGLLPPALRAALDAGPTALYLQPRAHNPTGASMTSERAEQLAAVLAAHPLGRGVTVVEDDHAGDIATATAVSIGAWLPDQTAHVRSFAKSHGPDLRLAAIGGPSALIAAVADRRLLGPGWSSRILQAVLLDLLTDSATARQVAVARREYAARRTTLLAALAERDVRATAADGINMWVSVRDQQVAMLSLAAHGIGVAPGTPFEVEPRDGDHIRITVGLIRDGFDDLADIVAEAAGARHRTSGRRTRSLRRGTR
- a CDS encoding ABC transporter substrate-binding protein, whose protein sequence is MRKRLLMSAVLAASLALTGCGTADQGSPAPGGSGGLTPVKLQLQWFVQAQFAGFLAAVDQGFYREQGLDVQILEGGVDIVPQTVLAQGQADYAIAWVPKALASREQGAGITQVAQVFQRSGTYQVSFASSNIKAPADLRGKKVGNWGFGNEFELFAAMTKAGLDPGRDVTLVQQQFDMQALLAGDIDAAQAMSYNEYAQLLEARNPRTGQLYQPSDFTVLDWNTVGTAMLQDAVWASTDRLTDPAYQDTTVKFLAGTVRGWAFCRDNAEKCRDIVVAKGSKLGASHQLWQMNEVNKLIWPSASRAGLIDEAAWNATVDLAMTTRNQDGQTVLTTRPEGTAYTNEFIQKALDSLAGAGTDVVGAGFTPATVTLTEGGA
- a CDS encoding ABC transporter permease, which translates into the protein MTAPVDRALAADPAGPSRGRRRTADGLWVVVPPLLVAVAGLAAWEAVVTLGRVAPFVLPAPSAIGEQFTRNLDTIIKTGLASGTNALVGLVLGTIVALLAAMAAAQSRFLADASVPVAAALNALPIIALAPILNNMFSATSNIPRRLVVAIVVFFPVFINTLRGLREVDPVHRELMDSYAASGVAFTRLVRLPGALPFVFTGLRQASSLAVIAAVVSEYFGGLQDGLGSRITSAAANTAYPRAWAFVLGACVLGLVFYLIALLLERLATPWRSR
- a CDS encoding TIGR03842 family LLM class F420-dependent oxidoreductase, yielding MDIGVVFQCDPPARRVVELAQQAEAAGFSHVWTFDSHLLWQEPYVIHSQILAATERVIVGPMVTNPSTRDWTVTASTFATLNELYGNRTVCGIGRGDSAVRTLGLKPTTLAELRECVQVIQALGNGRPATINGNDVHFPWIPDRAALEVWVAAYGPKALKLTGEVADGYILQLADPDIAAWMIKSVRDAASDAGRDPMAITFCVAAPAYVGDDLAHQREQTRWFGGMVGNHVADIVARYGAAGAVPQALTDYIQGRQGYDYAEHGRAGNSHAEFVPDEIVDRFCVLGPIEAHLEKLTALRELGVDQFALYLQHDDQEHTLAEYGKHVVPAFAG
- a CDS encoding rhodanese-like domain-containing protein, with the translated sequence MADVLENARRGLRRLEPEAAHLAARAGALLVDIRPAAQRAATGEIPGALTIERNVLEWRLDPRSDARLPFADRYDLPVIVFCQEGYTSSLAAAALQELGLHLATDLTGGFRAWRNAGLPAFPPANAPRLQPSYQPA
- a CDS encoding nitrilase-related carbon-nitrogen hydrolase, which gives rise to MADSDPSSRNVVRAAIVQTNWTGDKESMIKAHEEYARQAAAQGAEVICFQELFYGPYFCQVQDTEFYSYAESIPGPTTERFQALARELGMVMVLPMYEQEQPGVLYNTAAVVDADGSYLGKYRKNHIPQVKGFWEKFYFRPGNLGYPVFDTAVGRIGVYICYDRHFPEGWRALGLAGAKIVFNPSATSRGLSAYLWQLEQPASAVANEYFIGAINRTGIEELGDNDFYGTSYFVDPEGKFVGAVGDAHQPELIVRDLDLGLLDTVRDRWQFYRDRRPDTYDGLVAP
- a CDS encoding ABC transporter permease, with translation MRAGTPLAAGAGLVVGVVLWEGYKAIGDPRGTELFGVRLLPRASDAAMPHVWDVLARFGRAELAGGDPLWLVVLAACLFTLRGVVAGLVAGGAIGMLLAVLMQRFRIAERGLLPHVILSQTVPLIALAPVIAGWGGRLSLGPYPWQPWMSVSVIAAYLAFFPIAVGALRGLQSPAPIAEELMRSYAAGWWRTLWKLRLPASTPYLFPALRLAGASAVVGAVVGEISTGTRGGIGRLIIEYSREATGDPAKVYTAMIGAALLGLAVAGALALAELFLTRRTALPR
- a CDS encoding winged helix-turn-helix domain-containing protein, producing the protein MALAPRHQRPAAGLGRATTPGARRPAVTVTLSIPLGAGDNTRLLEVIRELAALGGGQVSVLDAPGPAALAESGGPAALADLGGAVAEPELRVVADPAELTVYAGSRTAFAGREPLALTRLEFDLLHFFADNPRRVFSRVQLLSAVWGYEHAGVRTVDVHVRRLRMKLGTEFPLITTVYGVGYRLADEARVTIRTDG
- a CDS encoding ABC transporter ATP-binding protein, translated to MTAPETAVELSGVNKIFNEGRTGEVPALTGVDLTIARGEFVALIGPSGCGKSTLLRLVADLIAPTSGTVTVAGKPARQARLDQEYGIAFQQAGLFEWRTVLRNVELPLELRGHGRRERRARAEEMLELVGLADFARHRPAQLSGGMQQRVAIARALAVHPPLLLMDEPFGALDEMTRERLQDELLRICGATGTSTIFVTHSIPEAVYLADRVVVMSARPGRITDVVPIDLGERTEATRQSPAFFTGITTVRAALRGTRTTAGIVGADR